Genomic segment of Populus nigra chromosome 6, ddPopNigr1.1, whole genome shotgun sequence:
ACTGCAAGTCCCAAATACAAGTACCTCGACCATATATGttgtaagctttttttttttttttatccagggATTAATGATGCTTGGACAAAAAGTTTGTAAAATTGAACCCAagtctaaatatattttttatttctcaataataGATAATAAAGAAGCAGTGCTCGATGTGCGGTAGCTATGATCTGTATTAATGGTAAGAAAATGCCATTCTATCTTTGCTTGAACATCCCCGATTATCTTACGAGTCCGATAccctatttattaattaaatattcttaaatttacAATCGAAATAAAACACAGACAGCACCCCATTTACAGCAATCGGTTTTGAATAAATCCAAGGGCTAAGGTCACGCGACATACTTGTCTCCAAGAACTTTAGTCATACATAGACAACCCCGAGGCACCATTGATTGTATATTCACTGTATAAATCCAGGTTCTACGATCTTGAAACTAACTGAACATAATCCAGAGAGATAAATTATTAATCACGGATCGATGTTGGAACcttcattttttgtttatatcaCAGCCTGTACATACGAGCCTCAATAGGTGGTGGGTCGTCATTTGAGTCGACGAGGCTTCCGTCGCATACCCAACAGTCTCCACACGAGTCCACTTCCCAGCCTTCAAGTCGTCCCTCCTTAAAATGATATGTATACCTCAACATAGCTTCGGAATGTCTCAATACCTCTTGCCTTTGAAAGCGACGAGGACGTTCACCCGTTCAGATTCTAATGGTTCCTTCAAGATCTCTTATGAGGTTGCCGATTCCTCCAACCGATCCAGCTAATTCCATGCGTACCATTTCAATGGTGATTTTCACCACCACGTATGCTCCTATACACACATTTAAAGATTGCATTATATAGAAGGTGACTAGAACAGAAACTTAAAGTCTTAAACTATATCCATTACTACCATGGAACACTCAAAATATATACTATAACTCATCAaatatttgtgatgattttgattCTTGAGTGCAGGGCTTACCATCATCCAAGAAATAATCGGTTCCTTGCATATCAACTACACCTTACTTATCAACTACACCACTTCGGTCTACATCAGTGTCAAAAACAATTCCAAGATCCGCTGAATTTTCGATCACAGAAGCTCTAGTTAGTACTGCCAGAAGCTCTAGTTAGTGCCATGGCAGTGTTGTCCTCGGGATTCGGAATATGGTTGGGGAAAATTTCATTAGGGTTCAactgtaatttatttataattgttatttgttttttttttgtttttttattagaattttttatttattaaatttagttctcattcctttaattgttacttattttatttgaaataatttataaaatgttaattattattattttaatttttttatctttcaatttttttattttttatttgatctctattattttaattattatttattttaaataagataatttataaaattatattttttttcaatttcattctcattcaactttttaatttgtaagatttatttcttattattttaataaacttgaaaaaaataaaatattaataagttattttccagctttttttcataacataactaaataaaggaaagtattttctaacttattttttattatattattaaatattaaaaaatattttttaaaatttactttctctaaaatttattttttaaaaaaatttattttttttagtaaacaaacaaaacctaaaTCAACCAGAGATTATAGATTTTCTTCTGGCGCTGTGCTGGATTCAAGAAACTGAAAATAGCCACGTGTTTAACATGGGGATATGTGGATATTATTATTACCTAGCTGCTGGCATCCTAATAACTTGACCTGGGATGAGTACGTTGGTTTTCTTATCTAACTAATTTGGCGGTGATATTATTAGTGttagtgatattttttaaaagtatttttatatttaaatgtattaaaataatatatatatataatttatttttaatatttatatattaaaataatctaaaaatatataaaaaattaatctgaagtgtcataacttaatttttaaataaataataaaaaataaatggataaaaatatatttaagaatgaggttaatataacataaaatttgAAGGTTAACGttgtaattattaaatttgagagTTAATTGGTtaataattgaagaattaataaattaaaaactttaattaaaatttagattaatttaattaataaaatcagatgattaattaaaaaattgataagtttGAAGACTTAGTTAAGCTTTGATttagtcaattaaaaaaatcagggatttgattaaaaaaatattaaaattgtggGCTGATAAGAGATAAAATTTCAGGAGATTAAAGACTAAGGACCATAGTGAAACTGCAGGTTTACTTTAGGGATCTTAACTGATTTTTCcagagataattttaaaagttaaagattcaattaagaatcaaattgaacaattCAGAAATTaaagactattttgtaaaaagtGTTATAATTTAGGGATTCAGTTGAAATTAATCCAAtggcaaaattaaaagaaattttaatcaCTAGAActgttaaattttcaaaggtcagGGGTCAAAATGAAAATATCCATTTCTGCCGAAACGGCACCGTTGCTAGGTGGAATAGTCGTGCTTGTTTTCTTCATCCCGATTCAACAGGGGAGCTGAAAATCTGCAGCAAATCCGATACAATCATGGACCATGTCTCTTTCCCACGATCTCGTTCGTGGATTGAATAACAGTCCTGCGAAGGCAGGACTGGTTTTAGGGGCAGCAGCTCGATCTCTATAAAAGGGAGAGCAGaacagcaaaaaaagaaaaacgtaAGCAAGAACCACGgagaaaaacccagaaaacagaggaagaaaagCAGGGGAAACagagaaaaaacagagagacgcacagaaatacaaaaaaaaaaaataacgtggTGATAGCGAAATATGGATATCATTATTACCTAGATGATGGCATTCTAATAACTTGAACTGGGATGAGTACGTTGGCTTTCTTATCTAACTAATTAGGTGGTGAATGAGATAGTGTTAtgcgttgtttttttaaagttttttttatatagaaatacattaaaataatatatatatatatatatatatatatatatttaaaatttatttttgatattaatatattaaaacaatttgaaaatatataaaaaattcaatttgaaacaaaaaaaaaaatttcttcaaaattttcCCAAACTCCGATTGAAATGCCCCTCCAAACACCTCCTAGATATCTTTACTTGCTTCTTGTTCCCTGATTGTTGATGTCGGGTGGTAATCTTTCAAAACTTGTTGTAGGTGGAAGCTTGATGGTGCAAATATGtggatcatcatcatcttccagTGTATCTGGCAAAGATGAAGTGAGAAGTGAAGAAGGTGGATCACCTCCTGGTTTCGGATAAGCAAAATGATCTCTCTACCTCACCGGTTAGGGTCATTTCCAAAAAAGATGttcctaaaatattaaaaaagtaagacACGTATGTTCTCGTGTTCTTGCTAGAATAAAGGAAACTTCTCCTTTTTTCTCTGTCCTCTCTCTGAAAAGGAACTCCTGTTATTAGAGTGAAAGCTCTGCAGAAGATAAACTTGCCGTGCCACTTGCATGTCCAATCGCTCTATAAGGCTTAGTAATCAAGCTGAAGTTTTTGGGCAAGCCTCGAAGATGTTGGAAAACTAAAACGCAGAACCTCCAATTGTTGAAAATTAACAGCATGTGTGGAAAGATGTTTGGAATGATGACTGAGggtgtatttttaaatattttttatatgaaaatatgttaaaataatatgttttattttaaaaaatatttttaacaacaatatattaaaatgatttaaaattatcaaaaaaaatttaaaataaaaataaaatttaaaaataattgaacaaCGATTtaacaacaatattttaaaacacaaggATGTGAATCAtgcattcttttatttattgatactcagcccttttaaattttgcatgtattggtttttatatttatggggaaattacaatattttaattattataatctaataaaaatataaattaactagttaaataaaaattttaaacacaCCTTTTTTATCTAGGAAACTTTGTCCTATCTCAACAATCTTTTCCTTAAACTTATGTTTTTAAACACTAAGAACACTTGGTTTAGCAATAAAGGACTTCTTTTATAAAGGACACCAAATTATCCCATATATATACCAGTTATTAATAATGCTTTTCATCGTACTAAATTCATCATCAAATTTTCGCATCCATGCGACAAACTAATCTTGAAGCCTCCAATTGTAGCTAGGATCTTTAAACCACAAAATTAAGGAATTAATTGccggaaattaaaaaaatagaactttaAATGGTGGGAAATTAGTTAAATCGCCGCTATCATTGTCGCTCTCCATACAGACCATCGCAGTTATATATTTTGGCcacttattatttaatttttgttttctatatgatatatcacatcaaatcaaatcatcaCAATATATCTTGGATTTGGCAAAGCCAAGTGTAGTGACATCATAGTGTCTGTCACCTGCTCAACTACTCGTGCCTTTCATTTTCTGCATGGGCTGTACATTATCGATTATAATAAGTTTGAagatttttctttaagaaaatctaTGTGGTAGGGATTGCTtggattttacatgttttttatattggaGATGAATTCGCTGAGAAAGGAACACGATAATTGAATAGATAGACGGAAAAGCTAACGAATGCTCTAATGTTAAATATTAATCCCAACCTACTTCTCAATGCTCAGTTTTCTATTCAATGATTTAATGGTAAGCTAAACAATCATTTATGTGTATTTCCCacacaaaatcaaagaaaatgtcTTGTAATCTACCAACTCCATTGTTAATTAATTCAGAAATCAAACAGTTACAGAAGGCATGGAAGCCAGCTGTAAGCAGAAACTGAGTGGCTAGTACACAGAGACAAGTCAGCCAAATTGCTTTTCTCAAATATTGTCTTCTTGTGAGATATTACTACACAATCATGGCTCTGTAAGGCAAGCTAGAGACAGTCGCAGAACTCAAAATTAACTCCTGCTGGCTGCTGCTGAAAGGTCTCCAATCTATGGAAGAGCCAAGCCCACCAGGTAGTATACAAGCAGCTAGGTAATGCACATCGATCATGGTAACTGGGAGACTGATGGAGTAGGTACGGTTACAGCTAATCAACAATTGCAAAGATATAGAAGGAAAGATCAAATCCAATCCAATCcatagaataagaaaaaaaaatagacaaataaatatacatacataaaaggaaagaaacgaatatagttgttattattattttttttatcatgttcatAGGTATATATAAACCTATCCTAAAAACCTATTTTGACTCGTCTATAAATTAAATGGGTGTGCTTACTTAATCTTGACCAAATCAACCAATTCCGTAGAATCCTTCaaacaaaatatgatttaaattaaaattcatgttagaaaattaatccatgttatattttatatcatgttatcttttacccttcaaatctactcttaagaaaaatagaaagcctaaatataaaatatattaacaagaaaataactttcttacattaaggtccatgcctaaataattttttatccaacttGTTTTTTCAAACCATTAATAGATATCATACTTTtgattttaaggttttttttgcatctcaaaaataattttaaaaatatttaattttttttgctttaaattaataaatatttttatatcattttaatatatcaatataaaaaataaattttaaaaataaaaaatatatttttttaaaaaaataaccgttGATAATAGATATGGGACTTTTGTTATACTGTCCACGTAGCAATATTATCTGATACATGAAGTTTGATATCATCACCAGTGCACGATTTTTTATGCCCTTAAATCTCTCTCACCAGATACGGAGATTATTTATTAtcagttatttaaaaaaatcatttattttgtgGACAAGCTTACCCCTCAAACTTAAATGCCATACCTGCACATGTAATTTCGCAATAAATTATTGCCCActccttttaattatttaaaattctcaATTGTTTTCCCTGTTGTCTTCAAGTTGCATGGATGGACCCATAAGCCCACATCAGCATGGCCCATCAAgcaatttcaacaaaaaaacgtAATGTACATAAATCCTACTTGTTCCTACAAATTGACCTCTCTCTTAACTTCAATTTCATGTTATATAtgctttcctatttttttatgtataaataaaattcaaattcaagaatttttaataagaattgaaatattaatatcaattgaGCTACTACTTATTCACAGactgattttttattcaatggaACTTTCCAGTTCCACGCTTTAATTCTCGGGTTAATTTGTTATATCTTTCTGACAAGAAGTAGACTGCAGAGATTTCTTAGAATACCATAATCGACGTATATAGATTTTCAGTTAACATGCCCTTAAAATCTTATTGGATTGAGGAGTGaattttattataacaaaatggccacattttaaaaatagtaagCAGAGTAAGAGAATCATCTATGCATTTATGCATAAAttatacataaaatataaaaaaagggagTCGGGGGAGACAAACCTGCAAGAAACCAGCTAGATAGAATTAAATATAGAAAACCCTAAATAATGTAGGTCAATAATTGATCTCATCATCTATAATTGATCCCGCGTCTTTATAAGGATAAGATCCCAAAGCATTTTCCCTACACCTGctataattgattttgttatctCAAAGCTTACACTGTTTATAGTTTGATTACCTGCGCAACAAAATGACACTCTTCGGTAAGATGGAGGCTGAAGTAGAGATCAAAGTTTCTGCTGAAACATTTCATGATATCTTCAGCTGCAGACCACACCACATTTCCAATATGAGCCCTGCCAAGATACAGAATGTTGATCTGCATGAAGGTGACTGGGGGAAGCCGGGCACTGTAATCTGCTGGAGTTATGTACATGGTAAGGCTGTGTCGTCATATATAGATCATCCCTGACCAACAAAATATTAAGGATTGCACTGCTCCTTaatcatgtatatatatgttcatggttttgatcatatatatataattagtctacaattttgtttatttcttagATGGTTTATAGCATGAGGAAGTGACTTGGGTTATTTTTGTATACGCTCACCTAATAAGGTGATCGACTTGATCATTCTAGATCAGCTATATATGATCTATAGTTGTGCTTTAATTATCAGAAGAGAACCGATTTCTGTCTTCATCTAGGGTAAATCCATTGTTGGAGAAATTTTATGACTTTCAGGTTGATGAAAGGTTAACCTCATATACATTTTcagaaacaaattattattaagaGTAGCATGACATATCAAGGCAGTGATTCATGACGTACTgacattgaatttaatttttatgcaaaaaacaTTAATAGATGGGGTTGTTAAGACTGCTAAGGAGGTTATTGAAGCTATAGACGATGAGAAGCTGTCAACCACCTTCAAAGTGATTGAAGGAGACATCACCACGGAGTACAAGAATTTCATAATTATCGTTCAAGCTACTCCCAAGGGAGAGGGCAGCTGCTTGGCTCACTGGACCTTTGAATATGAGAAGCTAAATGAGAACGTTCCAGATCCCCAAACGTTGCTTGAGTTTTGCATCCATTGCAGCAAAGACATTGAGGATCATCACCTTACCCAGCTACCAACAGCACAGGCATGAATGATCGGTTAGTATCATATGCGTgcatgctg
This window contains:
- the LOC133697854 gene encoding MLP-like protein 43: MTLFGKMEAEVEIKVSAETFHDIFSCRPHHISNMSPAKIQNVDLHEGDWGKPGTVICWSYVHDGVVKTAKEVIEAIDDEKLSTTFKVIEGDITTEYKNFIIIVQATPKGEGSCLAHWTFEYEKLNENVPDPQTLLEFCIHCSKDIEDHHLTQLPTAQA